From the Solea solea chromosome 7, fSolSol10.1, whole genome shotgun sequence genome, the window ccagagtctgtaagagtagaatgggaTGCAGAGGCTACTTCTTCCATTTAAaggggagtttttttctcttcactgatGCCGAGTGCTTGttgagttttcttttcattttctgtcttaCTATGTACTTATACATCTGATTAAGATGTGATTGAAATTGAATTTCACTACCGTAAGTCAACTCAACATTGTTTCAGAAAATTGGACAGTTCATTTAAGGTCTCATTACCACAGACCACATGTAACCACGCCGACCCAGGATGCCACATCAGGTGTCTTCACCTGAGAGATGATCTGAGATCATCTGGAGTGCTCACTAATAcagatttaaataataataataataatagtatattttttttgtagggAATTTTAGATGTTATACTAAATTAATGGCATGTTTTGCCTTTCTAATTTTCAAGCTACAACACTACCTCCAGGAAGTGAACTTTCGCATTGCTGGTGAAGAGGTGGACTTTGATGCCAAGGGTGAATCCGTACCCTATTATGATATCATCAACTGGCAGAGAGGCACAGAAGGAAACATTGAATTTGtcaatgtgggtttgtttgatgGAACCAAGGCTGTTGGtgaggagctgttgatccaggaGGACAGGATAATGTGGGCAGGACATCAGAGTGAGGCaagctgctcacactgtgtttttaccttcatcAGATGCCAACTGTTGAAGTTCTGTAGGTTGAGATGGAGGTAAGTCAGGTGGACAGAACAGACTGGATCTGATACAgggtcatttgtttttatatacaaCGGAGATTAAAACCCAGCTGTGATGTGTTTGGTGACCTACTATccactgttgttttcctcatgGATCTTTCTTTATggaatgtaagagtgaatggttgtttgtctctgtatgctgGTCTGGTGACCCGTCCTGGGTCTGATCCCGCCTTTTGTCTTATGTCAGCTCGGATTGGCTCTGGCTCattgtgaccctcatgtgcaaGATAttgcggtagacaatgaatgaatcattCTTCATGACATTTAATGCTTCCGAAAGAGCTCTCATAGATCTACAGCTAAATATATTTAACAGAACCACAGGTTATGGAATAGCTTATGGGCAGGAACCCAGTCCTCAGTGTACAGCTTGTAACCATGTGACCATCAAAAGGTTGTTTGCTAACTACCGGCATACCTGTAAACTAGACTGACATCTGCAGGCCAAATATATATAaccaacataaacaaataacGTATAGTCACAAATACTTTATTTACAAGTGGTTTTGAGGAATTTTTCACCTGCAGATTATTAGCACATGGTCTTTCCACTCTAGGTGCCAGTGTCTGTATGCAGCGCCAGTTGTCTTCCAGGCTCCCGGAAGGCTGTCCGTCGTGGGGAGCCtatctgctgctttgactgtgtacCATGTGACAGCGGCAAAATTAGCAATCAGACAAGTGAGTTTGAGCTgaacaataaaaagtcaaagcaaATCCATTAATATAATTGTAGCACAGAAGTAATGCCATACTGAAAATTGTTCATACTTTCTTCCCTTTAGACTCAGTAGATTGTGCAATTTGTCCTGTAGACTTCTGGTCAAACAACGACAGGACAGCCTGCATCTCCAAGAAAGTGGAGTACTTGACCTTTGATTTATTGGGAATAGCCCTGacagtgatgtctgtggtgGGCGCCTCCTTCACTCTGGCTGTCTGTGGTGTCTtcttctgtcacagacacacagccatcGTCCGTGTGAATAACTCTGAGCTCAGTTTCTTCATACTATTTGCACTGACTCTATGTTTCCTgtgttctctgcttttcattggaaagccaacatattggtcctgcatgctgcgccacactgcctttagcatcacattttcactgtgtatttcTTGCATCCTGGGGAAGACCCTGGTGGTACTGGCTGCATTCACTGCCACCAGACCAGGGCACAACATCATGAAGTGGCTGGGGCctaagcagcagaggaccattATCTCCAGCTGTACTCTGGTTCAGGTGGTTATCTGTGCTGCCTGGCTCATTGATTCTCCCCCGTTTCCatccagaaatacacaatatgaacattcaaagatCATACTGGAGTGTAGTGTGGGCTCTAGCCTGGCTTTCTGGTGTGTTCTTGGATATATTGGTCTACAGGCCTGTCTGTGCTTTGTATTGGCTTTTCTGGCTCGAAAGTTGCCGGGAAACTTCAACGAGGCCAAgttcatcacattcagcatgctgatcttctgtgctgTGTGGCTAGCATTCATCCCTGCTTATATCAGCTCCCCTGGAAATTATGCAGATGCAGTTGAGTCATTTGCCATCTTGGCCTCCAGCTTTGGCttattgttctgcctgtttgctccaaagagttacattattttactgaagcctgaaaagaatacaaaacagcacctgatggggaaagaaaagaaatgatgaaacacaAATTAACCCAAGGTTATTGAATCAGTAGCAAATGGACTTGTAGATTTCTTCCAGTGATTTATGGATGactaaccatttaaaaaaaaaaaaaaaacacctttgttagtcaatgttgttttgatattgatatttcttTACAGATATGACTTTGTAGTGACAAGTGTGCAAAACTGATTAAATTGTGGTGGTGTGAGATGTGAATAATTATTTAGCTTAGCCATTAGCTTGGACTCGCACAATGCATTAAGGTGATAGTTCAACATGAGACAAAGCTCTAGTATCCCTAAAATGATTTTGTCAGCTGGCtaagaatatttttctttggGTCAGGTTGCTTCTTTCAAAAATCTTGATATTCAGGATTATAAAAATGACACTAAACAAAATCTATTTAGGATGGAAAATGTATTGTGGCTacactaacaaaacaaaatattcaaGGTCTAGATGTGCAAAACAttgatcagaaacatgataacAGGATATTGGAAgattacatttatattacagAGACATCTTGTGTCACACAATATTCTCGCTGTATTTCACACTGAGACTCGCTTTGTTGGGCACTTCAGATGTGGCTCCAGTGTGATTGGTTCCAACTCATGAGTGTTCTAACTGTAAACTGTATTATTGCCTAGCAAGTTGAAGAAAAACTGTTGTCCAAGACTTTTGTATCGTGTTAATGTTTCAACTAGAGAAGTAAGCCATGGTCAGAGTGAACCTTCTCCCATAAATAGTGATATTTGCCAGACTGTTGGATGGTTTGGACATGAACATGAGCAAAGAACATGGTGACCTTAAATCATTGGACCCGCTCCACTCCCGGCTTTCCTCACCACTACCCGCCACCTGCCATCATCATTCCCCCCACGTCTCAGCTCCTCTACATCCTCTCTCGCCCAGAGAGAGGGGCCATGGAGAAGTACATTGCTGAGTCCCAAAAGCTGCATCCTTGCACCTTTTTCTCATAGAGACTCACACCAACGAAGCGCAACCAGGTTCATagcgcaaggaacctgggtgtgacacttgatggccatctctccctcactgccaacattgctgcaacagctcaatcttgcagatacatgttgcacaacatcagaaggatacaacctcttctaacccagaaggcggcaaaggttctggtccaggctcttgtcatctcacgcttggaccaCTGCAACttcctcctggctggtctccctgcatgtgccatatgacctctgcagctcatccagaatgcagcagctcgactggtcttcaactaaCCAAAGTTCtctcacactacaccgctcctccactcccttcattggcttcctgtagctgctcgtaTCCACTTTAAGATTCTAGTGATtgtgttccatgctacaaacggatccggtacagcctacatccaggacatgatcaaaacctacaccctaGCAAACCCACTctgctctgcatcggcaaaccggcttgctgccccctcactgagaggatcacaGAGGCTTTCGCCTCAGCTAACAGTCTCGTGACTGTTAGCTGTCCTGGCacccaaatggtggaacaagctccccatcgacatccggacagcagaaagcctccattTCTTCCGTCACTGACTAAAAACCACATCTCTTTCGACTGTACCTCGACTAAGAAGACgacaacacaaaagaaaaagaagcacttactttacatcgcacttatgacgagcactttatagtttggcttacttgaagcacttacttacatCTACGTGGGGAACAGGGAGTTGCTAGCGGTAAAGCTGGTGCTTGAAGAGTGGTGGCAATGGCTCAATGGGGCGGAACTTCCTTTCCTGGTGTGGACAGACCATAAAAACTtggtgtgcttttttttttaccatttcaaCTTTGCTATAACCTACCGGCCTGGATCCAAGAACACTAAGCCTAACGACCTTTCCAGACAATTCTCAGTCCAGGAGTCCCCCTTAAGACCCAACACCATCTTTCCTCCCTCTTGTGTGGTGGGGGCAGTCACCTGGGAGATTGAGACCAACATCAGGAAGGCCCAAAAAGACCAGCCTGACCCAGGTAATGGCCCACCTGACAGGCTCTTTGTTCCAGACCCTGTAAGATCTCAGGTTCTACAGTGGGGACATAGCTCCCAGATGGCTTGTCACCCGGGGTATAACCAAGCTCCTCCAAAGACATTTCTGGTGGCCCGCTATGGATGCTGACACAAAAGCTTTCATCGCTGCTTGTCAAAAATCCTCCCATCAGCCACCTGCTGGCCCCCTCGTCCCCTGCCAATTTCCAGTCGTCCCTGGTCTCATATTGCTGGACTTTGTCACAGGGCTTCCTCATTCCCAAGGTAACACCACCATAAATCCATGCATTTTATTGCACTGCAGAAGCTTCCCTCCGCCCGGGAGACAGCTGAGCTCCTATTGCAGCATGTCTTCAGACTCAACGGTATTCCCTCTGACATTGTCTCAGATCGAGGCCCACAGTTTCCCTCTCAGGTGTGGAAGAcattctgctctgctctggggGTGTTGGTCAGCCTATCATCGGGATTCCATTCCCAGACTAAGGGACGGGTAGAGCAGATGAACCTAGACCTGGAAGCGGCCCTGCGGTGTGTGGCAGCTCAAAACCCTGCTTCTTGGAGTTCTCACCTAGCCTGGATTGAGTACGCTCACAATTCCCTCTCCAGCGTTGCTACAGGTATGACACCTTTTGAGTGTGCTCTAGGACAGCAGTCCCCAACCTTTTTAGCCCCATTGACCggtttaatgtcagacaatagacaatagaacaaaataaaatgatacgacCGGCATAAAAACTGGTACtttgtaaatataataataaaagtgaatcCACTGTGTATGCAACTTTATTAGCAGTGTCCTCATAACATTGTGCCAACAATACTGCACAGAGCAACCATGCGTCAACGGCATGCATGGAGAAAAAATTGCCAAGTCCATCACTGATCGCCACAAAGGTTGCAACATTCCTGTGGCCGAAATTCAACCAGTTGCGGATGCCTGCCTGCTGACCAAAGGGCAAATGTACAACATGTGAAGTCCCACCTGTTAACTGCGCAGCAGCCAGTAATGGAGGACCCAGATGACGTGGGTGCTGCgtcaacagcagcagggttttCAGTGCTGTTGTGGCAATCTCAGGGTATTCTGCCATGACTTTAATCCAGAACACCGTCAGAGATGTTGTctcaaacatatttttaaggCTGCCATCATTTGCAATGTCCAGcagttgatcttcttcttgCGACCGTGACATGTGACCAAGGCGAGCATCTTGAATTGTGTCAAGAATGAGTCCTAGACAGATGTGGCGGAGAGAATCTggtaattttccaaaataaaacaatgttcagattcagataataaataaaacagaaataatgtaaaTTACGTATTCTTTCTGTGCGGCCTGGTACCAATTGACCCACGGATTGGTACCAGTCCGCGGCCTGggggttggggaccactgctCTAGGATACCTTCCACCTTTGTTTCCAGTGCAGGGAGGAGAAATTGCAGTGCCCTCAATGCAACATcatcccccccgccccccagcTTTTTGATGGTCATCCTGTGTATGCTCCTGCATGTGCGCCGCCGGGGGTGTGGGTTCCAGTTTTTGGTAGATTGGGAGGGTTGCAGTCCTGAGGATCTCTCCTTGGTCCCGTGTTCCTTCATCATGGATCAGGTCATGGTGAGGGATTTCCACAAATCTCATCCTGACAAGCCGGGTGGGTCACCCAGTGGTGACCGTTGAGGAGGGGCACTGTCATATCCATACCTGGCAGTCTGTTTTTTCCTGCATTTTCCTTCCCCCCACATCTCAGCTCCTCTGCAGTCTCTGGACCCCTCTACTGCCTTGCCATCTCCTACCTCCTGCTCCTACCCCTTCCTACCAACCTTACTCCATCAAACAAATCTGTTTATTGCTCAGCTCTGGGTCTGTGTTTTGGTCCAAACCATGCTCACACAATTCCACAAAAACTAGATTTTTCATAACTTTCATCTGTAATGACTGAATATTAGTGATGCTCAATTGAAGCAATAATGCAGTATTGAACTACTTTGCCAATTGTATTGAACAtgagttcattcattcaaaggttcatttcagtgacatctaatggtgaaataGTAGACAACAAACACTGTCAATATATGTTCAGCTGATTCAGTAGACATATGTTGACTAGTATCTGGGCTTGAGAGAGGGTGTGTTTTAGGAAACAAAATGGGTGCAGGGAAGGTGGGCTGTGATTGACAGTCATGACATTTGGGGATGGGAATTCAGAGGTTTTTATTTAGGAATAAGagtttttccactgtttttggACTAAGGCGATTTCTTTTTTAGCTGACAATTTCTCTAgcttttgaaaaaacatttttcacaaggAACAGATGAGGCTGTTATGCATAAATGTGCTAATTCCAGTAGGCCAGAGGATCCTCTGATCTTTGTAGGGAGGATCAGTCATGTATCACTGAACTTCAATTGTGGCATCTGATGTATGACTCCTGTGAGCTCTTGCCAGTGTAGCATCTGGATCTAAACTTGTCCAAAGGTTGAAAGCTGAAAGAAAAATTAAGATTTGACAGTCATGAACACAGAcaagtttcagtgtgtgtgtgtaagtttcCGTACAGCATTTTGGGCCTTTTCTGGACTGTAAAATCCGATGGCTTTAAATCTTGGACACAGCAGTGTGGCGAGTGACAGGACAGTTGAGCTCTCGAGGTTGTCAAACTTCTTTATGAGGGTTGCAGTGATATTCTGTCCAAGAAGTGTTGCTGTTACATTTGTGGTCTTCTGTATTACTTCCCGGGTTGCTTGAAATAACATCTTTACAAGTGGAATCACCATTGAACCTGACACTCTCTTCTCCTGGGACAGTTCCACAGTTGCTGCATAGAATGGGGAGAGCACTTGGAGACATGTTTCATATAACTCAGAAGAGAGAGGATGAACATCTGTCTTAAGCGATGCCAGAGCTGCCCCGACTGTCTGCCTCTCATTATATAAGCGCTGCAACATCAAAAAGGTGCTGTTCCAGCGTGTGTCCACCTTCTGAATGAGCTTCATTAATGCATGTGCaatgcaaacaacatgtcaCATGGCTAGTTTTTTCGCAGTGGAGACCATGTTTGCAGCAGCATCAGTCACCAGGCATTGAACCTTCCCCTCAAGTCCCCACTCCATCATCAGAGACCTCTGAGCAGCTGCGATGTTTTCAGCACTGTGGTCTTGGGTCATTATCCAGCACACAATGACAAGTTACTGCCAGATATGCATCCATATTCGTGGAGGTCcacatgtcagaggtcagactcACTGCCTCCACACTCTGCAGTTGAGCCTTGGCTTtggccttctcctcctcatattTCTCCTCCACCATCTTCTTCAGAGCCTGTCTGGAAGGCAGAGTGTATGTGGGGTCAAGCTTTCCCACAAACTCTTTGAAGCCTGGATCGTCCACAATGGTAAAAGGCTGAGAGTCCTTCACCAGCATATTCACCAGAGCCTCATCCAGCTCCTGCTTTCGGTCCACTAAGAcagaatcaaacaaataaaactgttatCTGTATGTTACTGTAACATTTTTAGTGGTGTGTAGAATTGTGTGGATAAACATATATATTAAACATAACCTACCATGAACAGTGTTCTCCTGCTTGTTTTCATGCTTAGCTCTGTAGTGCCTAAGCATCGAGgatgtattgttattatacaCCAATTGCATGGAACAATGCAAGCACTGGACCTGCATGAACAGTAATgatcaaacaagaaaacaaacagtcagGTCATAGAAATAACTTAAATCACCACACATGCAACTATACCTAACTTACAAACTGCTAGCTTGCTACTGTTTAAGTTGCTTGTTTAGTAATAAAGTACTCACCTTATTAGGACTGATCAGCTCAAAGTGTTCCCACATTTGAGAACGGCTTCTCTTCCTGGTTGGCTCCATGTTGAACAACCAAaagcagtgatgatgatgataacagcAACAACGCACACAACAACTCCGACAACAAACCCACATGTTGTGGGGTGTGTATCGGGTGCCTTTAAGGTGTGTTTTGGCGCGCACAAGCCTCCTGAAGCAAGTCTCGTGTCAACGACTCATCTTGCGATATGAAGCTATTGTGTGACCGTTATGTATGAAGCAGTCACTGCTTCATACATAACTTGCTCTGTTGCAAAGCAAGCTTTGAAGCAGTGGTTCAAAGAGAATGTAACTTCGAGTTTGAAGCAAGGATTGGAGCTTCAGTGTCAGACTGACATCACTACTGAATATACCAGGGACCAATTTATTACTagatacaaaattaaaaaaatgaccaaCTACCTCTTGAGTGTAGGTCATGACACCAAGAAGgattttttcattgattttaatATGATATCACTTGTTATATGTAGGAAATACGAATTTTGCATTTCATAGTGATCATGCAAATTCACTGTGCTGCCGCAGCCACACCTTGTAAGGCAGCTTGGAACTTTTAGTAACttttcatgtttaatgtttaaagatCACACAGATGATCTGTACAAGTCTTCAGAAGGAGTTACACTCAATAGGTCACTTGATCTTTGTCAGTTCTTGGTCTGATCACCCtgccaagtttcatgcatgtactgtaaatgaaaCCTTGTACCATTTGCCATTGTAGTGACACTTCAGTTTGTGCAGAGCACCATGGAATCATATTAGCACAAAATTACAAATATGAAGTAATTCAATTTCAGAAAAGTACAGTACTTGAGTCTTTACTTTCATCTTTTTGACAGTGATCAAACAGAAATCATGAGAGACACAActgtctgttgcctctttacatcaaaaaataaataataactggTACATAATCATATGAgactgtatttgtctgtgtatttctctttgttttttctttggttAGGGCCTCAGCTTTTTCCCCATAGTTTGCATTAACCCACTTTAGTTCCTGATTGTGGATCACTGTCCAATCCAAAGCCACTCTGTCATTAATAAGATGCCAGACTGAGAAGGTGTAATACTACATTATAAAGTGCCTTATCTTTTGCTCTGTCCCTCTCATTCTCCTCTCAGCACAGAGAAACATTATGACTTcacttgctttattttctttgctttacttTGCTGTCAGTGTCCTCACTTTAACTGATAGCTCACTTTCCAGCATCAccactgcagctccaccagcagCCTCAAAGTGCACTCTTCTAAACCGCTTCCAGCCAGACTTTGTGGTCCAGGGTAACTATGTCATCGGTGGGATTTTCCCCATTCATTTTAGTCTGAAATTGCCAGACCTCAAAGGCACCTACAGACCACCACCGATAAATTGCAATGCGTGAGTTTCATAGACAATAGTGGGAGGATTTTACTTACTTTTTCCTGTGAATTATCTAATTTTGCAttcttataaatataaaatggaCTGAATGTGTTTATAATCATTAGATTAACATTAAATTAACACACTACATTCATCTGTATCAGCCACAAATTTAATCCCAGAGTTTTCCGGTGGGCTCAGACTATGAGACtggcagtggaggagataaACCAGAATCCAGTGCTGTTGCCGAATCACACACTGGGCTACAGAATCTTTGATTCATGTGCACATCCACTGACAGGAAAGAGAGCTGTTTTATCGATGCTGAAtggagtgagtgaggaaaactCTTCTATGTGCACAAATGCCTCATCAATCCTTGCTGTGATTGGGGCTTCTGGATCCGCTCAGTCTATTGTTGTGTCAAGAATCCTGCAAACATTCAGGATCCCCATGGTAACATGGTGACTGTTATTTATGTCaatcaacacaaaaatgttcttcttttcttttctcagtaacactgcactctgtttttacacagatcAGCTACGCTtcttcatgtgcatgtttgtcagacagacaaaaatatcCAACCTTCTTCAGAGTAATTCCTAGTGATGACTACcaggtaaaatgtaaaacatgtggtcagttattgttttcagtcaaagctCTACTACTCCGTCATCAGAAATACTTATTACAACTacctttaaagctttaaactgTCAAATTTAAACTATGAATAAAAAAGAGGCAAATCTTCAAACACTAAGAAATGGATttaaatataagtatatatagcatatatatgtatatacataaagcATATAAGTTTTCCTCTTTCTTATATtatgtttgtgttcttttcaGGTTTGGTCATTATAATAATCGCGGTTGATAATCCTTTCTTGTTataatccttattttttattttttttatttttgttgttctgtATAATCCTATGTTTGTTGATGTCTGAAGTCGTTCTGCTTGTTTGAGAGTCTTACATATACAGCACTGCTTACATTTTATTAAGATGGAACAATGCTTAGATGTTGTGTCCCTATTCAATAACACATCAACATTTCTTTGTTCTGCCAAACTTCCACGCTTTATCATTTACAGAATACAGACATGTTATAACAGGGCACAACACCAAATCATTTATGAAGATATTGCTTTTCATTTATGAACGTTTTTTAATGTCTGTGATATGAAACTGAGTGAGTTGATTGTCTTTTTCTGTTGAGCCCAGGTGAAAGCCATTGCACAGCTGCTGGTTCACTTTAACTGGACTTGGGTGGGGCTGCTGCGAGGAGACCATGATTATGGCCGCTTTGCTGCAAAAGGTTTATTGAGAGAATTACAGGACACCAAAGTATGTGTAGCTTACCAAGAAATTATTCCTCTGCTCTACACTCGCCAGATGGGACTAAGGATCATGAAGGTATGAAAACACTGTGGGCACTGTTGACTTCTACCTTTAAATGTTAAGTGGTCTGTACActagctgctttacactacagtcattcacccattcacataaAATCAAACATCTATATATTGCATGTATGTGGAGCACATTTTTTATCACACTTCtttcaaacccattcacacactgctggcacagtaatgtgaggttaagtgtcttgcccaaagaaacatcagcatgtagactcaTGGAGCCAGTAATCAACCCCTcaacctttcagttgaaagacaattcactctaccactgacccACCATTGTCCTTTTAATGTGTTCTTAtctaaagataaaataataacagcCTCTGGAACTCTAGGGGCTGGGTAGAGTGGTGATTTGAtgctaaaaaaaatgaactaaCGTTTGTATAGTGCTAATGAGTTTCTGACAAGCACAAAGCACATTTGTGCTGCTAACACATATTAACAGATAGACCCATTAAAGCTCCTATTCGTGGACCTACCTTGGTCATTATATTTAGACACTCTAGAAGAAAACTGTATCTTTTTCTCACTTTCATCCATTTATCTCATCAGGCCCATATTAGATCCAGAAAGGAGAAGATAGTCATGACATGAATTGTAACTCTGTAACCATGTATCAATAAACCTTTCCTTAGAACATCACTTAACTAAGTCCACATCGGTCAGTAAATGTGCTTTCAATCAAAAAATCGACAAAGGGATCAGAATTGTAAAACATGAGACAATGTCCAGAAAATGAAGAGCTCATG encodes:
- the LOC131462449 gene encoding extracellular calcium-sensing receptor-like; the protein is MPDLNGTYRPPPINCNGIDPRAFRWAQTMRLAVEEINQNPVLLPNHTLGYRIFDSCGYPLTVQRAVLSMLNGVSEENSSMCTNASSLLAVIGASGSAQSIVVSRILQTFRIPMISYFSSCACLSDRQTYPTFFRVIPSDDYQVKAIAQLLVHFNWTWVGLLQGDHDYGHFAVKGLLRELQDTKVCVAYQEIIPLLYTRQAGLRIMKVMRSTNAKVVVVFVGEGLMTPFLRDYMTQNITGIQWLASEALVTASVFSGREYYPYMGGTIGFGIRKGHIPTLGDFLQTVNPKRYPDNVLVHELWESLYGCSPFPSSVTQMPPCSGQESLLEQHSAYMNTSSPRVAYNVYKAVYAIAHSLHNLLLCQPGRGPFHNNSCAQSNNIQPWQLQHYLQEVNFRIAGEEVDFDAKGESVPYYDIINWQRGTEGNIEFVNVGLFDGTKAVGEELLIQEDRIMWAGHQSEVPVSVCSASCLPGSRKAVRRGEPICCFDCVPCDSGKISNQTNSVDCAICPVDFWSNNDRTACISKKVEYLTFDLLGIALTVMSVVGASFTLAVCGVFFCHRHTAIVRVNNSELSFFILFALTLCFLCSLLFIGKPTYWSCMLRHTAFSITFSLCISCILGKTLVVLAAFTATRPGHNIMKWLGPKQQRTIISSCTLVQVVICAAWLIDSPPFPSRNTQYEHSKIILECSVGSSLAFWCVLGYIGLQACLCFVLAFLARKLPGNFNEAKFITFSMLIFCAVWLAFIPAYISSPGNYADAVESFAILASSFGLLFCLFAPKSYIILLKPEKNTKQHLMGKEKK